The Arachis hypogaea cultivar Tifrunner chromosome 16, arahy.Tifrunner.gnm2.J5K5, whole genome shotgun sequence genome contains a region encoding:
- the LOC112758843 gene encoding arogenate dehydrogenase 2, chloroplastic-like, which yields MTINLGISNTPLKTLAEMDAKFTPIDTKGFQTLVQLKDSTMRDSFDLYSGLFLHNRFARQELENLEHALHKVKEMLVQRISDVLSTEKTA from the exons ATGACGATTAATTTGGGGATCTCTAACACCCCCCTCAA GACATTGGCAGAAATGGATGCTAAATTCACACCTATTGATACAAAGGGCTTTCAGACACTTGTTCAATTG AAGGACAGCACCATGAGAGATAGTTTTGATCTGTATAGTGGATTATTCTTGCATAACAGATTTGCTAGACAAGAG CTGGAAAACCTTGAACATGCCCTACACAAAGTGAAAGAGATGCTGGTTCAAAGGATTAGTGATGTCCTGAGTACAGAGAAGACTGCATAA
- the LOC112758842 gene encoding uncharacterized protein isoform X1: MSRIQPSLQNSGFTIHNAGRSSESRLLIQSLTMGEKHMDSRSAKWKRTQVSCQKTAEPISLSKSDASLQSFPMEKNPSQAASFPYGFEALVTEVCDETQIAELKVKVGEFEMHMKRNIGVVKAPLSNISPTTAPHVPSKPMVESAPATPAPSPQPPKSSPGKTNPFLNDATVKSSKLAALDASGPNTYVLVSSPTVGSFRRGRTVKGKKQPPICKEGDYIKEGQVIGYLDQFGTSLPVKSDVSGEVFKLLFQDGEAVGYGDPLMAVLPSFQNIK; the protein is encoded by the exons ATGTCCCGTATTCAGCCCTCACTTCAGAATTCTGGTTTTACCATCCACAATGCTGGAAGGAGCTCTGAAAGTAGGCTTTTGATTCAGAGCTTAACCATGGGTGAGAAGCACATGGATTCTCGTTCCGCCAAGTGGAAACGAACACAAGTATCATGTCAGAAAACAGCTGAACCCATCAGCCTCTCCAAGTCTGATG CTTCCTTGCAAAGCTTTCCTATGGAGAAAAATCCTTCGCAAGCTGCGAGTTTTCCTTATGGATTTGAG GCTTTGGTCACAGAGGTATGTGATGAGACTCAGATTGCTGAATTGAAAGTAAAG GTTGGAGAGTTTGAGATGCATATGAAACGCAACATTGGAGTAGTCAAAGCTCCTTTATCCAACATTTCACCAACTACAGCACCACATGTTCCGAGTAAACCCATGGTGGAATCAGCACCTGCTACCCCAGCACCATCACCACAACCACCAAAATCATCTCCAGGGAAGACCAATCCATTTCTGAATGATGCCACCGTGAAGTCATCAAAGTTAGCAGCACTGGATGCTTCTGGTCCCAATACTTATGTCCTCGTGTCATCCCCGACG GTTGGTTCATTCCGAAGAGGTAGGACAGTGAAAGGGAAGAAGCAGCCTCCTATCTGTAAAGAG GGTGATTACATCAAAGAAGGCCAAGTAATAGGGTATCTGGATCAGTTTGGCACTTCACTTCCTGTTAAG TCAGATGTGTCTGGAGAGGTGTTCAAGCTACTCTTTCAGGATGGAG AGGCTGTTGGTTATGGAGATCCTCTTATGGCTGTCTTGCCTTCATTCCAGAATATCAAGTGA
- the LOC112758842 gene encoding uncharacterized protein isoform X2, with product MHLFLTINAYVMIGMERIATRYFNHYILTLAPIGTMSRIQPSLQNSGFTIHNAGRSSESRLLIQSLTMGEKHMDSRSAKWKRTQVSCQKTAEPISLSKSDASLQSFPMEKNPSQAASFPYGFEALVTEVCDETQIAELKVKVGEFEMHMKRNIGVVKAPLSNISPTTAPHVPSKPMVESAPATPAPSPQPPKSSPGKTNPFLNDATVKSSKLAALDASGPNTYVLVSSPTVGSFRRGRTVKGKKQPPICKEGDYIKEGQVIGYLDQFGTSLPVKSDVSGEVFKLLFQDGEAVGYGDPLMAVLPSFQNIK from the exons ATGCATCTATTTCTTACTATCAATGCATACGTGATGATTGGAATGGAAAGAATTGCAACTAGATACTTTAATCATTATATTTTAACTTTGGCTCCCATAGGCACCATGTCCCGTATTCAGCCCTCACTTCAGAATTCTGGTTTTACCATCCACAATGCTGGAAGGAGCTCTGAAAGTAGGCTTTTGATTCAGAGCTTAACCATGGGTGAGAAGCACATGGATTCTCGTTCCGCCAAGTGGAAACGAACACAAGTATCATGTCAGAAAACAGCTGAACCCATCAGCCTCTCCAAGTCTGATG CTTCCTTGCAAAGCTTTCCTATGGAGAAAAATCCTTCGCAAGCTGCGAGTTTTCCTTATGGATTTGAG GCTTTGGTCACAGAGGTATGTGATGAGACTCAGATTGCTGAATTGAAAGTAAAG GTTGGAGAGTTTGAGATGCATATGAAACGCAACATTGGAGTAGTCAAAGCTCCTTTATCCAACATTTCACCAACTACAGCACCACATGTTCCGAGTAAACCCATGGTGGAATCAGCACCTGCTACCCCAGCACCATCACCACAACCACCAAAATCATCTCCAGGGAAGACCAATCCATTTCTGAATGATGCCACCGTGAAGTCATCAAAGTTAGCAGCACTGGATGCTTCTGGTCCCAATACTTATGTCCTCGTGTCATCCCCGACG GTTGGTTCATTCCGAAGAGGTAGGACAGTGAAAGGGAAGAAGCAGCCTCCTATCTGTAAAGAG GGTGATTACATCAAAGAAGGCCAAGTAATAGGGTATCTGGATCAGTTTGGCACTTCACTTCCTGTTAAG TCAGATGTGTCTGGAGAGGTGTTCAAGCTACTCTTTCAGGATGGAG AGGCTGTTGGTTATGGAGATCCTCTTATGGCTGTCTTGCCTTCATTCCAGAATATCAAGTGA
- the LOC140180086 gene encoding protein FAR1-RELATED SEQUENCE 5-like: protein MDTPIFEEALSGSAYDVRENSIFTDVNVLCLSEDDTPHIEQVNVSFGEFSCDTLSHIFKLRMSVNVSFGEFSCDTSSHIFKLRMSGKESEDAIQKKDDATVSNNEVSRITGIPVEEIPYVGLRFDSLQRAQEFYSNYSKKVGFVTRIRNTNFDKTRKELKVPINQSIHCSREGYRESRVKAAMRVKRITTAGCKERMYVMLDRHNDNWLNNDEADIRPNKTYLVLANEVGGSSKLGYSEKDVRNYITRNLRCADVNEDVKEMIRYFMRMRDITPNFFYAVDVDETNKFKSAIWVDARCRASYEYFGDVHGLPFASFVGVNHHGKSTLLGCALLGNEEIPSFEWVFKNWLNCMGNPPQAIITDQCKSIFGAIKNVFPNTRHRWCIWHIMKKIPHKLGGYAKYREIDDKMHGTVWNARFEESFEKDWFVLYSALVLFLDGGLMSG from the exons ATGGATACACCAATTTTTGAAGAAGCATTGTCCGGCAGTGCGTATGACGTGAGGGAGAATTCTATTTTCACCGACGTTAATGTTCTGTGTTTGAGTGAAGATGACACACCACATATAGAACAG GTTAATGTGTCTTTTGGTGAATTTTCATGTGATACATTGAGCCATATATTTAAGTTGAGAATGAGT GTTAATGTGTCTTTTGGTGAATTTTCTTGTGATACATCGAGCCACATATTTAAGTTGAGAATGAGT GGGAAAGAATCTGAAGACGCTATTCAGAAAAAGGATGATGCTACGGTAAGCAATAATGAGGT GTCCCGGATCACTGGAATTCCAGTGGAGGAAATCCCGTACGTAGGATTGAGATTTGATTCGTTACAGCGGGCACAAGAGTTCTATTCTAATTATTCGAAGAAAGTTGGGTTTGTGACGAGGATTAGGAATACAAACTTTGACAAGACCAGGAAGGAATTAAAGGTACCTATTAATCAATCGATACACTGTAGTCGTGAAGGTTATCGGGAATCTCGAGTGAAGGCAGCAATGCGGGTAAAGAGAATAACAACAGCTGGGTGCAAAGAAAGGATGTACGTGATGCTTGATAGGCATAATGATAATTGGCTG AACAACGATGAGGCTGACATACGGCCTAACAAGACTTATCTCGTACTGGCAAATGAGGTTGGTGGGTCATCAAAGTTGGGTTACTCAGAAAAGGATGTTAGGAACTATATAACGAGAAATTTGCGTTGTGCTGATGTAAACGAAGATGTGAAGGAAATGATTAGATATTTCATGCGAATGAGAGATATAACCCCGAATTTCTTCTATGCAGTTGATGTGGACGAAACTAACAAGTTTAAGAGTGCGATATGGGTAGATGCAAGATGCAGGGCATCGTATGAATATTTTGGAGATGTG CATGGACTTCCGTTTGCATCTTTCGTTGGTGTCAACCATCACGGCAAGTCCACACTACTCGGATGTGCTTTGTTGGGTAATGAGGAAATTCCTAGCTTTGAGTGGGTCTTTAAAAACTGGTTAAATTGCATGGGAAATCCCCCACAGGCCATCATCACGGACCAGTGcaaatccatatttggcgcaaTTAAGAATGTCTTCCCAAATACTAGACATCGATGGTGTATATGGCACATAATGAAGAAGATACCACATAAACTCGGAGGATATGCTAAATACAGGGAAATAGATGATAAAATGCATGGCACTGTTTGGAATGCCCGTTTTGAAGAGTCTTTTGAGAAAGATTG GTTTGTGCTTTACAGTGCTCTTGTATTATTTTTGGATGgtgggttgatgagcggataa